A stretch of Plasmodium chabaudi chabaudi strain AS genome assembly, chromosome: 14 DNA encodes these proteins:
- a CDS encoding WD repeat-containing protein 82, putative yields MNSIVYKKIKLNDDIIKKFEVLRAFKYKHAITRNMAWSYDGELLLTSNKNDSITIYSLVEGRSYKTLQSKNCGVDVVRFLDNANEIIVCSTKSNNSEHKQFLRFWDIKENKYVKSLPQIGNICELNGISVNPNKKLMLVNSDDCHVKLYYFNCDTPLIIYKSNFKRPVSCFDNEGLIFIASYGKKEIHFYDVLMYNRGEYNVVSLKNIIQNDEFITNLLFTPNNKAIIVSTSKNNHFKIDSITGKFICSYKYSDVIPKNKQNLHYNPGTTNNDFIEESTYNNTTFNQSINVQNLYNNTTFQNRPYSLFVPTITPDGKYIMCGWRDNGIHIWKESGEYMTCLYGHAGPPENVSFNPKCAILASSCLNVALWQPSI; encoded by the exons atgAATTCTATAGtatataagaaaataaaactaaatgatgatattataaaaaagtttGAGGTGCTAAGagcatttaaatataaacatgcAATTACTAGAAACATGGCATGGAGTTATGATGgagaattattattaacatccaataaaaatgattctATTACTATTTATAGTTTAGTAGAAGGACGCTCATATAAAACATTACAAAGTAAAAATTGTGGTGTAGATGTTGTTCGATTTTTAGATAATgcaaatgaaataattgtGTGTTCTACTAAATCTAATAATTCTGAacataaacaatttttacgATTTTGggatataaaagaaaataaatatgtaaagtCGTTACCACAAATAGGTAATATATGTGAATTAAATGGAATATCTGTAaatccaaataaaaaattaatgttaGTTAATTCGGATGATTGCCATgtcaaattatattattttaattgtgATACTccattaataatatataaatcaaatTTCAAAAGACCAGTTTCTTGTTTTGATAATGAAGgtcttatatttattgcatcttatggaaaaaaggaaatccatttttatgatGTATTAATGTATAATCGTGGTGAATATAATGTTGttagtttaaaaaatataatacaaaatgatgaatttataactaatcttttatttactccaaataataaagcaaTAATTGTTTCTACAAGTAAAAATaaccattttaaaattgattCGATTACtggaaaatttatatgttcatataaatatagtgATGTTattccaaaaaataaacaaaatttacatTATAACCCTGGGACAACAAATAATGATTTCATAGAGGAATccacatataataatactacATTCAATCAATCTATAAATgttcaaaatttatataacaacACCACTTTTCAAAATCGACCTTACTCTTTATTTGTACCTACTATTACCCCGGATGGAAAGTACATAATGTGTG GGTGGAGAGACAATGGAATTCACATTTGGAAAGAAAGCGGAGAATATATGACATGTTTATATGGTCATGCAG GCCCTCCTGAAAACGTCAGTTTCAATCCAAAATGTGCAATATTGGCTTCAA GCTGCTTAAATGTCGCATTATGGCAACCATCCATATAA